One window from the genome of Cucumis melo cultivar AY chromosome 10, USDA_Cmelo_AY_1.0, whole genome shotgun sequence encodes:
- the LOC103501431 gene encoding COP9 signalosome complex subunit 5-like, whose translation MEITLLDKFQILAEKLEQVENQLAHSRFGPLIAPSQRKKEEDSQLAKITRDNAKITGACSWFDVTSETHVVVAILKLC comes from the exons ATGGAGATTACGTTGCTGgataaatttcagattttag CTGAAAAACTTGAGCAGGTGGAGAATCAGTTGGCTCACTCCCGCTTTGGGCCATTGATAGCTCCTTCTCAGAGGAAAAAGGAG GAGGACTCCCAACTTGCTAAGATCACTCGCGACAATGCAAAGATAACAGGAGCATGTTCATGGTTTGATGTCACAAGTGAGACTCACGTTGTGGTAGCCATTTTGAAACTTTGTTAA